A region of Ochrobactrum quorumnocens DNA encodes the following proteins:
- the dnaA gene encoding chromosomal replication initiator protein DnaA — protein MMTGKSTATMGDDAHANRIHGSSATGKENSLMVSAGNVVGDDVFERLTAKLKARVGSEIYSSWFGRLKLDDLSKSVVRLSVPTAFLRSWINNHYSELLTELWQEEHPQILKVEVVVRGVSRVVRTAAPAETNEAIDAKSPSAMREKVVFPVGQPSAEKRGSAVVAESASGSVLGSPLDPRYTFDSFIDGASNRVALAAARTIAEAGSSAVRFNPLFIHASVGLGKTHLLQAIAAAALQRQEKARVVYLTAEYFMWRFATAIRDNNALSFKEQLRDIDLLVIDDMQFLQGKSIQHEFCHLLNTLLDSAKQVVVAADRPPSELESLDVRVRSRLQGGVALEVAAPDYEMRVEMLRRRLTTAQLEDSSLNIDDEILAHVARTVTGSGRELEGAFNQLLFRQSFEPNLSIDRVDELLGHLTRVGEPKRIRIEEIQRIVARHYNVSKQDLLSNRRTRTIVKPRQVAMYLAKMLTPRSLPEIGRRFGGRDHTTVLHAVRKIEDLVGADGKLAQELELLKRLINDQAA, from the coding sequence ATGATGACTGGTAAGTCGACGGCAACGATGGGTGATGATGCGCATGCGAACCGTATCCATGGATCTTCTGCTACTGGAAAAGAAAACAGCCTCATGGTGAGCGCTGGTAATGTCGTCGGTGATGACGTTTTCGAACGTCTGACAGCAAAGCTGAAAGCCCGCGTCGGCAGCGAGATCTATTCAAGCTGGTTTGGCCGTCTGAAGCTCGACGATCTGTCCAAAAGCGTGGTTCGCCTGTCGGTTCCGACAGCTTTCCTTCGCTCATGGATTAACAATCATTATTCTGAACTGCTGACCGAACTATGGCAGGAAGAACACCCGCAGATTCTCAAAGTTGAAGTGGTTGTGCGCGGAGTGAGCCGTGTCGTTCGCACTGCAGCACCTGCTGAAACCAACGAAGCCATTGACGCCAAGTCACCTTCCGCCATGCGTGAAAAGGTCGTTTTCCCAGTTGGTCAGCCAAGCGCTGAAAAGCGTGGCTCGGCTGTCGTGGCAGAATCGGCTTCCGGTTCGGTTCTCGGCTCCCCGCTCGATCCGCGTTACACGTTTGATTCTTTCATCGATGGTGCATCCAACCGCGTGGCTCTTGCTGCTGCCCGCACCATTGCAGAAGCAGGCTCAAGTGCCGTGCGCTTCAACCCGCTTTTCATCCATGCATCTGTCGGTCTTGGTAAGACTCACCTTTTGCAGGCGATTGCGGCGGCTGCCCTGCAGCGTCAGGAAAAGGCCCGCGTCGTTTACCTGACTGCCGAATATTTCATGTGGCGTTTTGCGACTGCGATTCGCGACAACAATGCGCTTTCTTTCAAGGAACAGCTGCGTGACATCGACCTGCTCGTCATCGACGACATGCAGTTTCTGCAGGGCAAGTCGATCCAGCATGAGTTCTGTCATCTTCTCAACACGCTGCTCGATAGCGCCAAGCAAGTTGTTGTTGCAGCAGACCGCCCGCCATCGGAGCTGGAATCACTTGATGTCCGCGTTCGCTCGCGCCTTCAGGGTGGCGTTGCTCTTGAAGTTGCAGCACCTGATTACGAAATGCGTGTTGAAATGCTGCGTCGTCGCCTCACGACCGCACAGCTTGAAGATTCAAGCCTCAACATTGACGATGAAATTCTCGCGCATGTTGCTCGCACCGTCACCGGGTCGGGTCGCGAGCTGGAAGGCGCTTTCAACCAGCTTCTGTTCCGCCAGTCATTCGAGCCAAACCTGTCCATCGACCGTGTCGATGAACTCCTCGGTCATCTGACCCGCGTTGGCGAACCTAAGCGTATTCGCATTGAAGAAATTCAGCGTATCGTGGCACGTCATTACAATGTGTCGAAGCAGGATCTGCTTTCGAATCGCCGCACACGCACCATTGTGAAGCCGCGTCAGGTTGCCATGTATCTGGCCAAGATGCTGACTCCGCGTTCGCTGCCGGAAATCGGTCGTCGTTTTGGTGGGCGCGATCACACCACTGTGCTTCATGCTGTGCGTAAGATCGAAGATCTGGTCGGTGCCGATGGCAAGCTGGCGCAGGAACTCGAGCTGCTGAAGCGCCTCATCAACGATCAGGCTGCTTGA
- the dnaN gene encoding DNA polymerase III subunit beta, translating into MRVTLERSNLLKSLNHVHRVVERRNTIPILSNVLLQAEGASLALKATDLDLEVNEATAAMVEQAGATTVPAHLLYDIVRKLPDGAEVMLSTNPDGGSMSVISGKSSFRLQCLPQSDFPELTAGSFSHSFRIDAQALKRLIDRTQFAISTEETRYYLNGIYFHAIESDGALKLRAVATDGHRLARAELEAPSGTEGMPGIIIPRKTVAELQKLVDVPDTVVSVELSDAKIRFTVGSVVLTSKLIDGTFPDYQRVIPSGNDKKLTISRQDFAASVDRVSTISSERGRAVKLSIADGQLTLTVNNPDSGSATDELAADYDADPIDIGFNSKYLLDITSQLSGSEAVFMLADAGSPTLVRDTGDEDVLYVLMPMRV; encoded by the coding sequence ATGCGTGTTACCCTAGAGCGATCAAACCTTCTCAAGTCACTCAACCACGTCCACCGTGTCGTGGAGCGTCGCAACACGATTCCGATTCTGTCCAATGTGCTTTTGCAAGCCGAAGGCGCAAGCCTCGCGCTCAAGGCAACGGACCTTGATCTTGAAGTGAACGAAGCAACCGCTGCCATGGTCGAACAGGCCGGAGCAACAACGGTTCCAGCGCATCTTCTCTACGATATCGTGCGCAAGCTGCCTGATGGCGCAGAAGTCATGCTGTCGACCAACCCCGATGGCGGCTCGATGTCCGTCATTTCGGGCAAGTCATCGTTCCGCTTGCAGTGCCTGCCACAGTCTGATTTCCCGGAACTGACAGCCGGTTCGTTCTCGCATTCCTTCCGCATCGATGCGCAGGCTTTAAAGCGCCTCATCGACCGCACACAGTTTGCGATCTCGACGGAAGAAACCCGCTATTATCTCAACGGTATCTATTTCCATGCCATTGAAAGCGACGGTGCACTGAAGCTGCGCGCAGTTGCAACCGATGGTCATCGTCTTGCTCGCGCTGAGCTGGAAGCACCGTCGGGCACGGAAGGAATGCCAGGCATCATCATTCCGCGCAAAACTGTTGCTGAACTGCAGAAGCTCGTTGATGTGCCGGACACTGTTGTGTCGGTTGAACTGTCGGATGCGAAGATTCGCTTTACAGTCGGTTCCGTCGTTCTAACTTCCAAGTTGATCGACGGCACATTCCCGGATTATCAGCGGGTGATTCCTTCGGGCAATGACAAGAAGCTTACCATCAGCCGTCAGGATTTTGCGGCTTCTGTTGATCGCGTTTCCACCATTTCGAGCGAACGTGGCCGTGCGGTTAAGCTTTCTATTGCCGATGGCCAGCTGACACTGACGGTCAACAATCCCGATTCGGGTAGTGCTACTGACGAACTGGCTGCCGATTACGATGCTGATCCGATCGATATCGGCTTCAACTCAAAGTACCTGCTCGACATCACAAGCCAGCTTTCCGGTTCCGAAGCAGTTTTCATGCTGGCCGATGCCGGTTCGCCGACACTCGTGCGCGATACGGGTGACGAAGATGTGCTTTATGTCCTGATGCCGATGCGTGTTTAG
- the recF gene encoding DNA replication/repair protein RecF (All proteins in this family for which functions are known are DNA-binding proteins that assist the filamentation of RecA onto DNA for the initiation of recombination or recombinational repair.) — protein MSISEPNLSRPDRVSVRRLKLSDFRNYSELTLPLGSGHVVLTGENGSGKTNLIEALSFLSPGRGLRRASYDDVARTNGSEIKHDGFAIHASLDCMIYGDVEIGTGTAGGGEGGRKVRINGIAASGDELLDYARVLWVVPSMDGLFTGGASDRRRFLDRMVLAIDTSHGKRVLDYEKAMRSRNRLLSDGNSDNQWLEAIESQMAELGIAIAAARAEAMRMIAAMIERLPSDGPFPKADCFLEGSLEQRISLEAALDLEEDFRRTLRDGRARDRAAGRTLDGPHRTDLIVQHRPKSMPAALCSTGEQKALLIGLILAHARLTGELSGMAPILLLDEIAAHLDIGRRAALFGILDDLGGQVFMTGTDRSLFEALEGDAQFFNVAAGELTKI, from the coding sequence GTGAGCATCTCTGAACCAAATCTAAGCCGTCCGGATCGAGTCTCGGTCCGGCGGCTTAAACTTTCTGATTTCCGTAATTATTCGGAACTCACGTTGCCGCTTGGCTCCGGCCATGTTGTGCTGACTGGCGAAAACGGTTCAGGCAAAACCAATCTCATTGAGGCTTTGTCCTTCCTGTCTCCGGGCAGGGGATTGCGGCGCGCATCCTATGATGATGTCGCGCGAACGAATGGGTCCGAAATTAAGCATGATGGCTTTGCCATCCACGCATCACTCGATTGTATGATTTATGGCGATGTCGAAATCGGCACAGGTACTGCAGGTGGCGGCGAAGGTGGCCGCAAGGTCCGTATCAATGGTATTGCCGCATCGGGCGATGAACTCCTTGATTATGCGCGCGTTCTCTGGGTTGTTCCGTCGATGGACGGGCTGTTTACCGGCGGCGCATCGGATCGGCGACGGTTTCTCGATCGCATGGTGCTGGCAATCGATACCAGTCACGGCAAGCGCGTGCTTGATTATGAAAAGGCGATGCGTTCTCGCAATCGTCTGTTGAGCGACGGAAACAGCGATAATCAGTGGCTGGAAGCGATTGAAAGCCAAATGGCCGAACTCGGCATCGCGATCGCTGCTGCGCGCGCTGAGGCAATGCGTATGATTGCTGCGATGATTGAGCGGCTTCCCAGTGATGGTCCATTTCCCAAAGCGGATTGCTTTCTCGAAGGATCGCTTGAACAACGGATTAGTTTGGAAGCAGCCCTTGATCTTGAAGAGGATTTTCGGCGCACATTGCGCGACGGGCGTGCTCGGGATCGCGCTGCCGGACGCACTTTGGATGGCCCGCATCGTACTGATCTCATTGTTCAGCATCGGCCCAAATCCATGCCTGCAGCACTTTGCTCTACCGGCGAGCAGAAGGCGTTGCTGATCGGCCTCATTCTGGCGCATGCAAGGTTGACGGGCGAGCTTTCGGGCATGGCGCCGATTCTGCTGCTTGATGAAATTGCGGCTCACCTCGATATCGGGCGCCGTGCCGCTCTGTTCGGAATTCTGGATGATCTTGGTGGGCAGGTCTTCATGACTGGCACCGACCGGTCGCTGTTCGAAGCGCTAGAAGGTGACGCGCAGTTTTTCAACGTGGCGGCGGGCGAACTGACAAAAATCTAA
- a CDS encoding molybdopterin-synthase adenylyltransferase MoeB, with protein sequence MNAPSKPFSSEELERYARHIVLPEIGGPGQQMLKAARVLVVGAGGLGAPVLQYLAAAGIGTLGLVDDDTVSLSNLQRQVIHDTESVGQAKVESAKSSIARINPHVKVEGYSLRLNAENAQALISDYDVVVDGSDNFATRYALADAAALAGRPLVTGAMGRFDGTVTVLMPYASGADGNPNPSYRDLFPDMPPPGSVPTCAEAGVLGVLPGVIGSLQAMEVIKLVTGIGEPLVGRLLLYNALNVRFEIIRYKARKPK encoded by the coding sequence ATGAATGCACCATCAAAGCCCTTTTCATCCGAAGAACTGGAGCGCTATGCGCGCCATATTGTGCTGCCGGAAATCGGTGGCCCAGGTCAGCAAATGCTGAAAGCCGCTCGCGTCCTTGTTGTGGGCGCAGGCGGACTTGGCGCGCCTGTGCTGCAATATCTGGCCGCTGCCGGTATAGGCACGCTCGGCCTCGTCGATGACGATACGGTTTCATTGTCGAACCTGCAAAGGCAGGTGATCCACGATACGGAAAGTGTCGGCCAGGCAAAGGTGGAGAGCGCCAAGTCTTCGATTGCTCGCATTAATCCACATGTGAAGGTTGAAGGCTATTCGTTGCGGCTCAATGCCGAGAACGCACAAGCTCTCATCAGCGATTACGACGTTGTTGTCGATGGCTCTGACAATTTTGCTACCCGTTATGCGCTGGCTGACGCTGCAGCCTTGGCTGGACGCCCTCTGGTGACGGGCGCTATGGGTCGCTTTGATGGAACAGTCACGGTGCTTATGCCTTATGCCAGTGGTGCTGACGGCAATCCCAATCCATCTTATCGCGATCTGTTTCCAGACATGCCGCCACCGGGCTCAGTGCCGACTTGTGCAGAAGCTGGCGTTTTAGGCGTTTTACCGGGGGTGATTGGCAGTTTGCAGGCCATGGAAGTGATCAAGCTGGTGACCGGTATTGGTGAGCCTCTTGTTGGTCGGCTTCTGCTCTACAATGCATTGAATGTGCGGTTCGAAATCATTCGCTATAAGGCACGTAAACCCAAATGA
- a CDS encoding GNAT family N-acetyltransferase, translated as MTALRICLIGSDFDRWKDLLRLIQESFAYMDGIIDPPSSARHLTADNLQEKAKDETGFAAFIGEELAGCVFIKEKDDHFYLGKLAVARGFEGQGTGRNLVEKVEQHAVTCGKPVMELQTRIELTRNHAVFEKLGYRKVAETAHTGFTRTTSITMRKEITRGTDINA; from the coding sequence ATGACGGCTCTCCGCATTTGCCTCATCGGTTCGGATTTTGATCGCTGGAAAGATCTTCTCCGGCTCATTCAGGAGAGTTTTGCCTATATGGATGGTATTATTGATCCACCATCTTCCGCACGCCATCTGACGGCAGATAATCTGCAGGAGAAGGCGAAAGACGAAACGGGATTTGCAGCTTTCATTGGTGAAGAACTGGCAGGCTGTGTGTTCATCAAGGAAAAAGATGATCACTTCTATCTTGGTAAGCTCGCAGTCGCCCGTGGCTTTGAAGGTCAGGGGACTGGGCGCAACCTCGTGGAAAAGGTTGAGCAGCATGCAGTAACGTGTGGCAAACCCGTGATGGAGCTGCAGACCCGCATTGAGCTTACGCGCAACCATGCGGTCTTTGAGAAATTAGGCTATCGCAAGGTAGCGGAGACGGCTCATACTGGCTTTACGCGCACGACATCGATCACCATGCGCAAGGAGATCACACGTGGCACTGACATTAACGCATGA
- a CDS encoding aconitase X yields MALTLTHEEQSIASGAEGEGSAMAMRIVADTARLMGAPRLIPIASAHIDGALYHGDSGTLFAERLVDGGAKTKVRATLNVGSIDLTGCSHNLLPQHEAEMAKRMMRAYIKLGCEPTWTCAPYQAGHRPEKGTDVAWGESNAVVFCNSVLGARTNRYGDFLDIACAIAGRAPDYGLHRTENRRATVVLDISAINPAFLGSEVAWPILGNLFGRSVGTNIGVVAGARVHPDEDALKAFGAAAASVGSVGLFHVAGVTPEAPDLETALQHQRPEGIIHVTQEMIEATRKRLSTVDHVDAIDAVAIGSPHLSIAEFDRLERAIAARKLAVPLYACTGRHALVELEKNGRRQLLEKAGVVIVADTCVVVTPILPTKDNAVLMTNSGKFAHYAPGNTGYGVLYGSLEECVESAVAGRPIFARQAA; encoded by the coding sequence GTGGCACTGACATTAACGCATGAAGAGCAGTCGATAGCGTCCGGTGCTGAGGGCGAAGGTTCTGCGATGGCTATGCGTATTGTGGCTGATACAGCACGACTGATGGGCGCACCGCGTCTTATCCCAATTGCTTCAGCTCATATTGATGGTGCGCTCTATCATGGGGACAGCGGTACGCTGTTTGCCGAAAGGCTGGTTGATGGTGGTGCGAAAACCAAAGTGCGCGCAACGCTGAATGTTGGTTCCATCGATCTCACCGGTTGCTCGCACAATCTCCTTCCGCAGCATGAGGCGGAAATGGCCAAGCGCATGATGCGCGCCTATATCAAGCTTGGTTGCGAGCCGACTTGGACTTGTGCGCCTTATCAGGCGGGTCATCGCCCGGAAAAAGGAACCGATGTTGCCTGGGGCGAATCGAATGCCGTTGTTTTTTGTAATTCCGTGCTGGGCGCACGGACCAACCGTTATGGCGATTTCCTCGATATAGCTTGTGCTATCGCTGGTCGTGCGCCGGATTACGGGCTGCATCGAACTGAGAATCGTCGCGCGACGGTCGTTCTCGATATTTCGGCAATCAATCCTGCGTTTCTTGGTTCTGAGGTCGCATGGCCGATTCTAGGCAACCTGTTTGGGCGCAGTGTGGGCACAAATATTGGCGTGGTGGCAGGAGCCCGTGTGCACCCGGATGAAGATGCACTGAAAGCTTTTGGTGCTGCCGCAGCCTCGGTGGGTTCAGTCGGGCTTTTCCATGTTGCCGGTGTAACGCCGGAAGCACCCGATCTTGAAACCGCCCTTCAGCATCAGAGGCCTGAAGGCATCATCCATGTGACGCAGGAAATGATTGAGGCCACGCGCAAACGTTTGTCGACGGTCGACCATGTGGATGCGATTGATGCGGTCGCTATTGGCAGTCCGCATTTGTCGATTGCTGAGTTCGACCGTCTTGAAAGAGCCATTGCTGCCCGCAAGCTGGCCGTGCCGCTTTATGCCTGCACCGGACGACATGCTCTTGTGGAACTGGAAAAGAATGGGCGCAGACAACTGCTTGAAAAAGCAGGCGTTGTGATTGTCGCTGATACTTGCGTTGTTGTCACACCTATTTTGCCAACTAAGGATAATGCCGTTCTGATGACCAATTCGGGTAAATTTGCCCATTATGCGCCGGGAAATACGGGCTATGGCGTGCTGTATGGGTCGCTTGAGGAATGCGTTGAGAGTGCTGTCGCTGGCCGCCCGATTTTTGCGAGGCAGGCAGCGTGA
- a CDS encoding aconitase X swivel domain-containing protein, with product MTFTSSVLVAGKAAQAQALVLSAPISFWGGVDPKTGRIADVRHPEHGQSISGYVLCLPGTIGSSSAAAVLLELVHAGLAPAAIVLHEPDAILLLGLIVAREMGHDVPIAVEYDREAQKKLAGHHVMVGEDGKISIRT from the coding sequence ATCACTTTCACATCGTCCGTCCTCGTCGCCGGAAAGGCCGCTCAAGCTCAGGCTTTGGTCCTCTCAGCCCCTATCAGTTTCTGGGGCGGTGTTGATCCCAAAACCGGCCGTATCGCCGATGTTCGTCATCCTGAACATGGTCAGAGCATTTCGGGTTATGTCTTATGCCTGCCGGGCACCATCGGGTCGTCTTCTGCGGCAGCTGTGTTGCTGGAACTGGTTCATGCTGGCCTGGCCCCGGCGGCGATTGTTCTGCACGAACCAGATGCCATTCTGCTTCTTGGTCTCATCGTTGCGCGCGAGATGGGACATGACGTGCCGATTGCCGTCGAGTATGATCGGGAGGCCCAAAAGAAACTCGCCGGCCATCACGTGATGGTCGGCGAGGACGGAAAGATTTCAATTAGGACTTAA
- a CDS encoding 2-hydroxyacid dehydrogenase, which yields MTTADKKIFLSLTNWDPAIWVDSFKTHAPERNVVTERGETDQSVEYALVWKQKPGSLANLPNLKVIFSLGAGVDHVFHDPHIPDVPLVRVISDDLTMRMTEYVVWQVLDHHRLGANYRKQQKNRVWHEDPRQPAAHEVTVGIMGLGVLGRDAAAKLKTLGFNVTGWSRRPQEIEGVQSFNGKEGFVRFLKTADIFVCLLPLTPDTKGILSMTMFAQLKSDGPLGAPVLINAGRGGLQNEADILAALDRGLLSAVTLDVFNQEPLPVDSPLWTHPKVTITPHSAASSSASAIVPQIIRQIEAFERDGTLENVVDRTTQY from the coding sequence ATGACGACAGCGGACAAAAAAATCTTTCTGTCTTTGACCAACTGGGATCCGGCTATTTGGGTCGACAGCTTTAAGACACACGCGCCTGAGCGCAATGTCGTGACTGAACGTGGCGAAACCGATCAAAGCGTCGAGTATGCGCTCGTCTGGAAGCAGAAGCCCGGCTCGCTGGCCAATCTTCCAAATCTCAAAGTGATTTTCTCGCTCGGTGCTGGCGTTGATCATGTCTTTCACGATCCGCACATTCCAGACGTGCCGCTCGTGCGTGTTATCTCAGATGATCTCACCATGCGCATGACCGAATATGTGGTCTGGCAGGTGCTTGATCACCATCGTCTTGGCGCAAATTACCGCAAACAGCAGAAGAACCGGGTCTGGCATGAAGACCCGCGCCAGCCAGCGGCCCATGAAGTGACTGTCGGTATCATGGGGCTGGGGGTTCTCGGTCGCGATGCAGCAGCCAAGCTCAAGACGCTCGGCTTCAATGTCACCGGCTGGAGCCGTCGCCCCCAGGAAATCGAGGGCGTTCAGAGCTTCAACGGCAAGGAAGGCTTCGTACGCTTTCTCAAAACGGCCGATATTTTCGTCTGTCTTCTGCCTTTGACACCTGACACCAAAGGCATTCTGTCGATGACAATGTTTGCGCAATTGAAAAGCGACGGCCCACTGGGCGCGCCTGTGCTGATCAACGCAGGTCGTGGCGGCTTGCAGAACGAAGCGGATATTCTGGCAGCACTGGATCGCGGGCTGCTTTCGGCTGTAACGCTTGACGTTTTCAATCAGGAACCGTTGCCAGTTGATAGCCCGCTCTGGACACATCCGAAAGTGACGATCACCCCGCATTCGGCTGCAAGCTCGTCAGCATCTGCCATTGTTCCCCAGATCATCCGTCAGATTGAAGCTTTCGAGCGTGACGGAACTTTGGAAAATGTGGTGGATCGCACCACGCAATATTAA
- a CDS encoding ABC transporter ATP-binding protein: protein MNKKMLLSVRDLSVAFRQNGEERISVDHVSFDIAEGETVALVGESGSGKSVSALSILKLLPYPAASHPSGEILFNGKDLMTASEPELRRVRGNDVTMIFQEPMTSLNPLHSVERQISEILKMHQGMGDQAARARTLELLHEVGIREPEKRLSAFPHQLSGGQRQRVMIAMALANKPKLLIADEPTTALDVTVQAQILQLLAELKSAQGMSMLFITHDLGIVRKIADRVCVMSKGKIVETGPTREIFDNPQHEYTKHLLAAEPKGEPPLADLSAKKVMEGKDVRVWFPIKKGFLRKTVDHVKAVDGINIELRAGQTLGVVGESGSGKTTLGLALSRMISSQGEIRFEGRDIAKYSFKDMRPLRREMQIVFQDPFGSLSPRMTIADIIAEGLLVHEPKLSADARDERVVAALKEVNLDPDSRFRYPHEFSGGQRQRVAIARAMVLNPKFVMLDEPTSALDMSVQAQVVDLLRALQKKHDLAYLFISHDLKVVRALANDVLVMRNGKAVEYGTSKEVFANPKTDYTKALMAAAFHMEATEGGIRQ from the coding sequence ATGAATAAAAAGATGCTTCTTTCCGTCCGTGATCTTTCGGTGGCCTTCCGTCAGAACGGCGAGGAGCGAATTTCCGTCGACCACGTTTCCTTCGATATTGCAGAGGGTGAAACCGTGGCACTTGTCGGTGAATCCGGTTCGGGCAAGTCAGTTTCTGCGCTGTCTATTCTCAAGCTCCTGCCTTATCCGGCAGCAAGTCATCCATCCGGTGAAATTCTTTTCAACGGCAAGGATTTGATGACGGCATCAGAGCCTGAATTACGCCGCGTGCGCGGCAATGATGTCACCATGATTTTTCAGGAGCCGATGACCTCGCTCAATCCGCTGCATTCAGTGGAACGGCAGATCAGCGAAATCCTGAAAATGCATCAGGGCATGGGTGATCAGGCCGCACGTGCACGAACGCTGGAGCTTTTGCACGAGGTTGGCATTCGTGAACCGGAAAAGCGCCTGAGCGCCTTCCCGCACCAACTTTCAGGTGGTCAGCGTCAACGCGTGATGATCGCCATGGCACTTGCCAATAAGCCTAAGCTGCTGATAGCCGATGAACCTACAACCGCGCTCGATGTGACGGTGCAGGCGCAGATATTACAACTTCTCGCAGAGCTTAAAAGCGCTCAGGGCATGTCGATGCTCTTCATCACCCATGATCTTGGTATCGTGCGCAAAATCGCCGATCGGGTTTGTGTGATGAGCAAAGGGAAGATCGTCGAAACCGGTCCGACCAGGGAAATCTTCGACAATCCGCAGCATGAATATACAAAACATCTTCTCGCGGCAGAACCAAAGGGCGAGCCTCCGCTGGCTGATCTCAGCGCAAAGAAGGTGATGGAAGGCAAGGACGTCCGCGTCTGGTTCCCGATTAAGAAAGGGTTCCTGCGCAAGACCGTTGATCATGTGAAGGCAGTGGACGGCATCAATATCGAATTGCGTGCCGGTCAGACGCTCGGCGTTGTCGGAGAATCAGGGTCCGGCAAGACAACACTTGGTCTCGCTCTTTCACGCATGATTTCGTCGCAGGGGGAAATCCGCTTTGAGGGACGCGATATTGCGAAATACAGCTTTAAGGACATGCGCCCGTTGCGTCGCGAAATGCAGATTGTGTTTCAGGACCCATTCGGCTCGCTGAGCCCACGCATGACCATTGCCGATATCATCGCCGAAGGGCTTCTGGTGCATGAGCCGAAGCTGTCGGCCGACGCACGTGATGAACGTGTGGTGGCGGCACTCAAGGAAGTGAACCTCGATCCCGACAGCCGCTTCCGCTATCCGCACGAGTTCTCGGGCGGTCAGCGCCAGCGTGTCGCGATTGCGCGGGCGATGGTTCTCAACCCGAAATTCGTCATGCTGGACGAGCCGACCTCAGCGCTCGACATGAGTGTTCAGGCTCAGGTGGTCGATCTTTTACGCGCATTGCAGAAAAAGCATGACCTGGCTTATCTTTTCATAAGCCACGACTTGAAAGTGGTGCGGGCGCTGGCCAATGATGTGCTGGTGATGCGCAATGGCAAGGCAGTCGAATATGGAACGTCAAAGGAAGTCTTTGCCAATCCAAAAACCGACTATACCAAGGCGTTGATGGCGGCGGCCTTCCACATGGAGGCTACCGAGGGAGGAATAAGACAATGA
- a CDS encoding ABC transporter permease produces MTDTILTPATKPVKRPFLSPLNRRRWQNFKANKRGYWSLWIFLFLLVAALCSEFIANDRPILVSYKGELLAPVFVDYPEEKFGGFYAVTDYRDPVIQDEINQNGWAIWPPVRYSYNTVNNDIPEAAPSKPFWLYTEEQRCQRYPQGVNDPNCIVGNFNWLGTDDQARDVFARALYGFRISVMFGLILTFFSAIIGVTAGAVQGYFGGWVDLIFQRVIEIWSSIPVLYLLLIIAAILPPGFWVLLGIMLLFSWVAFVGVVRAEFLRARNFEYVNAARALGVKNGTIMWRHLLPNAMVATLTFLPFILNGSITTLTSLDFLGFGLPPGSASLGELLAQGKNNLQAPWLGITGFVVISLMLSLLIFIGEATRDAFDPRKAFQ; encoded by the coding sequence ATGACAGATACCATTCTCACCCCGGCCACAAAACCTGTGAAGCGCCCATTCCTTTCGCCGCTCAACCGCCGCCGTTGGCAGAATTTCAAAGCCAATAAACGCGGTTACTGGTCACTGTGGATTTTCCTGTTTCTGCTTGTTGCAGCGCTCTGCTCCGAGTTTATCGCCAATGACCGCCCCATTCTCGTTTCCTATAAGGGCGAATTGCTGGCGCCGGTTTTTGTCGACTATCCGGAAGAGAAATTTGGCGGCTTTTATGCCGTGACCGATTATCGTGATCCTGTCATTCAGGACGAAATCAACCAGAATGGCTGGGCCATCTGGCCGCCGGTCCGCTACTCCTACAACACCGTCAATAACGACATTCCGGAAGCAGCTCCCTCAAAGCCTTTCTGGCTGTATACCGAAGAGCAGCGCTGCCAGCGTTATCCGCAAGGGGTGAATGATCCCAATTGCATTGTCGGCAATTTCAACTGGCTCGGCACTGATGATCAGGCACGTGATGTCTTTGCGCGTGCGCTTTACGGCTTCCGCATTTCTGTGATGTTCGGCCTGATCCTGACGTTCTTCTCGGCAATCATTGGTGTGACGGCAGGTGCAGTGCAGGGTTATTTCGGCGGCTGGGTTGATCTCATCTTCCAGCGCGTCATTGAAATCTGGTCATCGATTCCGGTGCTTTATTTGCTGCTAATTATAGCTGCGATCTTACCGCCGGGGTTCTGGGTGTTGCTCGGCATCATGTTGCTGTTTTCATGGGTCGCTTTCGTTGGCGTGGTGCGTGCGGAATTCCTGCGCGCCAGAAACTTCGAATATGTGAATGCGGCGCGCGCCCTTGGTGTGAAGAATGGCACAATCATGTGGCGACACCTTTTGCCCAATGCCATGGTTGCAACACTGACCTTCTTACCGTTCATTCTCAATGGCTCCATCACCACACTCACTTCGCTTGACTTCCTTGGGTTCGGATTGCCTCCGGGCTCTGCTTCGCTTGGAGAGTTGCTCGCGCAGGGCAAGAACAACCTTCAGGCGCCGTGGCTTGGTATTACCGGCTTTGTGGTGATCTCATTGATGCTGTCGCTTTTGATCTTTATTGGCGAAGCAACACGCGATGCATTCGATCCACGAAAGGCATTTCAATGA